The following coding sequences are from one Bufo bufo chromosome 2, aBufBuf1.1, whole genome shotgun sequence window:
- the MSANTD1 gene encoding myb/SANT-like DNA-binding domain-containing protein 1: MAAAEVPSYLLSSQSEKHRRARNWTDAEMRGLMLVWEEFFEELKQTKRNAKVYERMANKLFEMTGEHRQGEEIKIKITNMTFQYRKLKCMTDGESVPPDWPYFKTIDRILSKLPDQSDGKLQPGPSTSQTEASQSPSAKSTPLYLPYNQFTYEEREGCFEDGNSESSTSLQSYKLRSGERAIKKRKLQSCSFQKKKLKIMENMLEEHKRLSRAMEETCREVRRILDQQNIIQVQSLQLQERMMNLLERMITKSSP; the protein is encoded by the exons ATGGCTGCAGCTGAGGTGCCCAGTTACCTGCTCTCCTCTCAGAGTGAGAAGCACAGGAGGGCCAGGAACTGGACCGACGCCGAAATGAGGGGTCTCATGTTGGTCTGGGAAGAATTCTTCGAGGAGCTTAAGCAGACCAAGAGGAACGCCAAAGTTTACGAACGCATGGCCAACAAGCTCTTCGAGATGACCGGAGAACACCGTCAGGGCGAGGAGATCAAGATCAAGATTACCAACATGACTTTCCAGTACAG AAAACTGAAGTGTATGACAGACGGAGAGTCCGTTCCTCCAGACTGGCCTTATTTTAAGACAATTGACCGGATCCTGTCTAAACTACCggaccagagtgatggaaagttACAGCCTGGGCCGTCCACCTCCCAAACTGAGGCTTCCCAGTCCCCGTCTGCAAAGTCCACCCCTCTCTACCTTCCCTATAACCAATTCACATACGAGGAGCGGGAAGGCTGTTTTGAAGACGGCAATTCAGAGAGCTCCACCAGCCTGCAATCCTATAAACTGAG GTCTGGTGAGAGGGCCATCAAGAAAAGGAAGCTTCAAAGCTGCAGTTTTCAAAAGAAGAAGTTAAAGATCATGGAGAACATGTTAGAGGAACATAAGAGGCTGAGCCGAGCAATGGAGGAAACCTGCCGGGAAGTCCGAAGAATCCTGGACCAGCAGAATATTATTCAAGTCCAAAGCCTGCAGCTCCAGGAAAGGATGATGAATCTACTAGAGAGAATGATTACTAAATCTTCTCCTTAA